The following proteins are co-located in the Macadamia integrifolia cultivar HAES 741 chromosome 3, SCU_Mint_v3, whole genome shotgun sequence genome:
- the LOC122074757 gene encoding uncharacterized protein LOC122074757 has translation MEVSVRSKLVNQQRMKKSITRETTGFFSDDEFEVAEILLKLPQLITQEKQDCVFPFSWGVKKKRSGIDLSPSPPRHPPSPRPLTPLLPDSCNGCKSSIKVESNSPATPLSSNSPATPLSFSPSESESKPGVVLRRKKMTKQDMLEVIESLTENIKILKQEIPKARAHYETLKHTNSMLKQMERKLISSEKPEDPNLNSSPEPITGPALEEFPSQASAEEEEEEEGSFRVLEQEKAEVGPSVSYSSKEPNELKEQYNVMLSGIGLGIAKQLGTIGLSNLNLSMESSFSIDYLRLYDLHKAAIAAEARKKRIEINRKKSSMGSIKPRCR, from the exons ATGGAGGTTTCAGTTCGTTCGAAGTTAGTGAATCAACAAAGGATGAAAAAGAGCATTACCAGAGAAACCACCGGCTTTTTCAGTGATGATGAGTTTGAGGTTGCTGAAATCCTGCTCAAATTACCACAGTTGATAACCCAAGAGAAACAAGATTGTGTCTTTCCATTCTCTTGGGGTGTTAAAAAAAAGCGATCTGGAATCGATTTGAGCCCATCACCTCCCCGTCATCCTCCGTCTCCACGTCCATTAACTCCTCTGCTTCCTGATTCCTGCAATGGCTGCAAATCCAGCATCAAGGTTGAGTCTAACAGTCCTGCAACCCCTCTTTCTTCTAACAGTCCTGCAACCCCTCTTTCTTTCTCGCCTAGTGAATCCGAATCCAAGCCAGGTGTTGTtttaaggagaaagaagatg ACTAAGCAGGATATGCTTGAAGTCATAGAGAGTTTaacagaaaatataaaaatactgAAACAA gaAATCCCAAAGGCGAGGGCTCACTATGAGACATTGAAACATACTAATTCAATGTTAAaacaaatggaaagaaag CTAATTTCTTCCGAGAAACCAGAGGATCCCAATTTGAATTCCAGTCCAGAACCAATCACTGGTCCTGCTTTGGAAGAATTCCCCTCTCAAGCTTcagctgaagaagaagaagaagaagaagggtcatTCCGGGTTCTTGAGCAGGAAAAGGCGGAAGTGGGGCCTTCGGTGAGTTACAGTTCTAAAGAACCAAACGAACTGAAAGAGCAGTACAATGTGATGTTATCTGGAATTGGGTTGGGGATCGCGAAGCAATTGGGCACGATTGGTCTCTCCAATCTCAACTTATCGATGGAGTCATCCTTTAGTATAGATTATCTTCGCTTATATGATCTACACAAGGCAGCCATTGCAGCTGAGgcgagaaaaaaaagaattgagatcaacagaaaaaaaagcTCCATGGGCTCTATAAAACCACGTTGCAGATGA
- the LOC122072961 gene encoding uncharacterized protein LOC122072961, which produces MKVPSKLAMTCNTIEFEVAEILLRLPQLIDQDRDVRDSHIPLSRCGKRKRSAIVLPPSNHPSSSTRPLVPHSCNSRSRKKMTKQDLLEFIQQSTQNIRTLKKDTPKTTNRYEILKHTNWMLNQMKIETLNSIRKPITGPALEELPSQAPPEGEKDEEEVSVVGVGVGVGVDVSVSVWVVEQSKVEVGRFTSGSETSVSCITSKETNELKRPVNVPDLPDLNVLTPSCFSMNYLNKLKGDLQGNHGR; this is translated from the exons ATGAAGGTTCCTTCCAAGTTGGCGATGACCTGCAATACCATCGAGTTTGAGGTTGCTGAGATCTTGCTCCGACTTCCACAGTTGATAGATCAAGACAGAGATGTTCGTGATTCTCACATTCCATTATCACGGTGTGGTAAAAGAAAACGATCTGCAATCGTTTTACCTCCTTCTAATCATCCTTCATCTTCGACTCGACCTCTGGTTCCTCATTCCTGCAACTCCAGATCTAGAAAGAAGATG ACGAAGCAGGATTTGCTTGAATTCATACAGCAATCGACACAAAATATAAGAACACTGAAAAAG GATACACCAAAGACGACGAATCGCTATGAAATATTGAAACATACAAATTGGATGTTAAATCAAATGAAAATAGAGACTTTGAATTCCATTCGAAAACCAATCACGGGTCCTGCATTGGAAGAATTACCCTCTCAAGCTCCACCTGAAGGAGaaaaagacgaagaagaagtcTCCGTCGTCGGTGTCGGCGTCGGCGTCGGCGTCGACGTCAGCGTCAGCGTCTGGGTTGTTGAGCAGTCCAAGGTGGAAGTGGGGCGTTTTACATCTGGGTCTGAAACCTCGGTGAGTTGCATTACTTCTAAAGAAACAAACGAACTGAAGCGGCCGGTGAATGTGCCTGACCTTCCAGATCTCAACGTATTGACTCCGTCGTGTTTCAGTatgaattatttaaataaaCTAAAGGGTGATTTACAAGGAAACCATGGCCGCtga